In Devosia litorisediminis, one genomic interval encodes:
- a CDS encoding LysR family transcriptional regulator, producing MHELLRMGDLAAFVGIVDDGGFAESARRRGVSASTLSRSVTRLEEQLKVALLRRTTRSIEITPEGSAVLAEAREILDRSETLQEIATSGQAPAGPLRVNAPVPYVLHVLAPRLAEFHAKYPEIQLSIDMTDTVVDLIGSHADVAIRLGQLPDSDMLHRPLGRTSWKLVATPEYLDRHGWPETPVDLAQLEQVRFAAPDHINTLHFAGLAEPVTVPPAMTAGNGEAVRRMVLGGLGIARFSDFMIEEDILAGHLVELFPSQLQAEPLAISALYLTRVSGLRRLGVFLDWLEALIE from the coding sequence ATGCACGAATTGCTGCGCATGGGGGATTTGGCCGCTTTTGTCGGGATCGTCGATGATGGCGGCTTTGCTGAATCCGCGCGGCGCAGGGGCGTGTCTGCCTCAACACTCAGCCGGTCAGTCACGCGGCTTGAAGAGCAGTTGAAGGTCGCGTTGCTGCGCCGCACCACGCGATCAATCGAAATTACCCCCGAAGGCTCTGCCGTACTGGCTGAGGCGCGCGAGATCCTGGACCGCAGTGAAACCCTGCAAGAGATCGCGACCAGTGGACAGGCCCCGGCCGGACCGCTGCGTGTCAACGCACCAGTTCCTTACGTCCTACATGTCCTCGCCCCGCGCCTGGCCGAGTTTCACGCCAAGTATCCTGAGATCCAGTTGTCTATCGACATGACGGATACGGTGGTGGACCTGATTGGCAGCCACGCAGACGTGGCTATCCGGCTTGGCCAGCTGCCCGATAGCGATATGTTGCACCGCCCACTCGGGCGCACGTCATGGAAGTTGGTGGCCACACCGGAATATCTGGATCGCCACGGATGGCCTGAGACGCCCGTTGACCTCGCCCAACTGGAGCAAGTGCGTTTCGCTGCGCCAGATCACATCAACACGCTGCACTTCGCCGGTCTGGCCGAACCCGTAACGGTGCCGCCCGCCATGACCGCGGGTAATGGAGAAGCCGTACGCCGGATGGTTTTGGGTGGATTGGGTATCGCGCGGTTTTCCGACTTCATGATCGAAGAGGATATCCTTGCGGGGCATTTGGTTGAGTTATTTCCCAGTCAACTGCAGGCCGAACCGCTGGCTATCTCTGCCCTGTATCTGACGCGCGTCTCCGGCCTGCGGCGTCTGGGGGTATTTCTGGATTGGCTGGAGGCGTTGATAGAGTGA
- a CDS encoding MFS transporter: protein MPLALWALTISAFAVGTTEFVIVGLLPTIAADLGVSIPSAGLLVSLYALGVTIGAPVLTALADRMPRKTLLLVLLALFIVGNAFAAFAPDYNSLVIARFITGLAHGVFFAIASTIATDLVEPEKESSAIALVFLGLTVALVTGVPLGTFIGQNFGWQSTFLGVVVLGVIGFIASALLLPARLSRTASPGLKAQLQVLTSPRLLLVYLITAVGYGGNFIAFTFLAPMLNEITGLSAGAVSLVLLLYGASVAVGNIAGGKLADRIGAVASLTVIFVGLAISLVALGAALTSPIAAIAVAAFWGGFAFANVPPLQSYVVQIAREVSPGAVDVASGLNIGAFNLGIAGGAWAGGLVVEGIGLAAAPYIAAGVVFVAIVLVRLSGGLNAPDPQAVAAE, encoded by the coding sequence ATGCCACTAGCCCTCTGGGCGCTGACCATCAGCGCTTTCGCAGTCGGAACGACCGAGTTCGTTATCGTCGGCTTGCTTCCCACCATTGCTGCCGATCTCGGCGTCTCAATCCCATCCGCTGGCCTACTGGTCAGCCTCTATGCGCTTGGTGTAACCATCGGAGCGCCGGTGTTGACAGCGCTGGCTGATCGAATGCCCCGCAAGACGCTGCTATTGGTCTTGTTGGCGCTGTTCATCGTCGGTAACGCCTTTGCCGCCTTCGCGCCGGATTATAATAGCCTTGTCATCGCGCGCTTTATTACGGGCTTGGCTCACGGCGTGTTCTTTGCAATTGCTTCGACTATCGCGACAGATCTTGTGGAGCCTGAAAAGGAAAGTTCAGCCATCGCGCTGGTATTTCTTGGCTTGACCGTTGCGCTGGTCACCGGAGTGCCATTGGGCACCTTTATCGGTCAGAATTTCGGTTGGCAGTCCACCTTCCTGGGCGTCGTCGTGCTTGGCGTGATCGGCTTCATCGCCTCAGCCCTGCTGTTGCCCGCCAGGCTTAGCCGTACTGCATCGCCGGGACTAAAAGCGCAGTTGCAGGTGCTGACCTCACCGCGCCTGCTGCTGGTCTATCTGATCACGGCTGTCGGTTATGGCGGTAACTTCATTGCTTTCACCTTCCTTGCGCCGATGTTGAACGAAATCACGGGTCTGTCTGCGGGCGCGGTGAGCCTTGTGCTGCTGCTCTACGGTGCATCTGTCGCCGTGGGGAACATCGCAGGCGGCAAACTGGCTGACCGTATCGGTGCGGTGGCGTCCTTGACCGTGATCTTTGTTGGCCTTGCGATATCACTGGTCGCACTCGGTGCGGCCCTCACCAGTCCGATTGCAGCCATCGCGGTTGCAGCCTTCTGGGGCGGTTTTGCCTTTGCCAACGTGCCGCCGCTGCAATCTTACGTCGTGCAAATCGCACGCGAGGTCTCTCCGGGTGCGGTTGATGTGGCGTCTGGTCTGAACATTGGTGCGTTCAACCTCGGGATCGCCGGGGGCGCATGGGCCGGGGGGCTTGTGGTCGAAGGCATCGGCCTTGCCGCTGCACCCTACATCGCCGCTGGTGTGGTGTTTGTGGCGATCGTTCTGGTGCGCCTGTCGGGTGGCCTGAACGCGCCAGACCCCCAAGCCGTCGCAGCCGAATAA
- a CDS encoding YoaK family protein: MTPTPQLSLGLLLTAAAGFADAIGFIELGGHYTSFMSGNTTQLGDALAHGGWSIAATAASLVLLFVIGSFIGSMLALLAGARWGSGAVTALVLASVLLTLALAMLGFPATQFMLVLAAGAGAQNAILPATGSVRLGTTFVTGTLFAAGQDFARALRGLAPPWRWLQHLLVWNSLMIGALIGGLGYAMLGINALLVPALVYLGFMIAFIARRPAKVMA; this comes from the coding sequence ATGACCCCCACCCCGCAACTAAGTCTGGGGCTGTTGCTGACTGCTGCTGCCGGCTTCGCCGACGCGATCGGTTTCATCGAACTGGGCGGCCACTACACCTCCTTTATGAGTGGCAACACCACCCAGCTCGGTGACGCGCTGGCTCATGGCGGCTGGTCCATCGCCGCGACCGCTGCGTCGCTGGTGCTGCTGTTTGTGATCGGCAGCTTTATTGGCTCGATGCTGGCATTGCTGGCGGGGGCCCGCTGGGGATCGGGCGCGGTCACAGCTTTGGTGCTGGCGAGCGTGCTGCTGACCCTGGCGCTGGCCATGCTGGGTTTTCCGGCAACCCAGTTCATGCTGGTGCTGGCTGCTGGCGCGGGCGCGCAGAATGCCATTCTGCCGGCCACCGGCTCCGTGCGGTTGGGCACAACCTTCGTGACCGGTACGCTATTTGCCGCCGGCCAGGACTTCGCCCGTGCGCTGCGCGGACTGGCGCCACCCTGGCGCTGGCTGCAGCACCTGCTGGTCTGGAACTCACTGATGATCGGGGCGCTGATCGGCGGACTGGGCTATGCCATGCTCGGCATCAACGCCCTGCTGGTCCCCGCTTTGGTTTATCTCGGCTTTATGATTGCCTTTATCGCGCGCCGCCCCGCCAAGGTCATGGCCTGA
- the dnaE gene encoding DNA polymerase III subunit alpha has product MHGPGFIHLHVHSAYSLLEGALQLETILKLAAADEQPALGIADTGNLFGALEFSEKASKKGIQPLVGVELAIDFAASEERVNERGHIAWSGKSSVVLLAQSEVGFGNLSRLVSQSYIEGDGGTARAQLDWLSRERLEGLICLSGGPEGAIDMAFAQGQDANAIKRLDRLAELFGERFYIELQRHGRVQEAAVEPRLVDYAYRKGIPLVATNEPFFKSAKEFEAHDALLAIAGGTVLAQTERRKLNDQYYFKTRAEMEALFSDLPEALNSTVEIAQRVSYRPQTRKPILPKFAAAPDLSDEDAVAAEADALRAMAEEGLRNRLEATGPAPGKTEQEYWERLEFELDIIQSMKFPGYFLIVADFIRWSKSQGIPVGPGRGSGAGSLVAYATTITDLDPLAYNLLFERFLNPERVSMPDFDIDFCQDRREEVIRYVQRKYGTEQVSQIITFGTLQARAVLRDVGRVLQMPYGQVDRICKMVPANPADPWSIERTMTEVPEFKALSEEDETVADLVAIGKNLEGLFRHASTHAAGIIIGDRPLHDLAPLYRDPRSDMPVCQYNMKWSEAAGLVKFDFLGLKTLTTVQYAVNMVNLDGGSFRIEDIPINDKPTYELYARGDTFGVFQVEGAGMRRALLDMKPDRFEDIIAIVALYRPGPMDNIPLFCDRKHGREEVEYPHPELSKVLDETYGIIVYQEQVMQIAQLLSGYSLGEADMLRRAMGKKIKAEMDAQRERFREGAIKHGLKQSLADTIFDLLAKFANYGFNKSHAATYALVSYQTAYLKAHYPHEFLAASMTLDMGNTDKLAEFRSEAKRNKIELVPPCVNRSQVVFSVKDKAILYGLCAVKGVGRQVAEHIIEVRGDTPFKDLGDFARRVDPRVLSKRTLETLANAGAFDDIVPRREVAFAAIETVMGMAHTLTAERNEGQWNMFDAGEPETLRLPEGVPNWSTTERADRELSAFGFHLSAHPLDAYSDMFDKLRVQRWGDFERAVKDGASAGRLAGTISGRQDRRTRKGTPMMILTLSDQSGSYEVIAFSEQITQFGAILQPGKSVILQVGADERAEGVSLRLLSAEPIDGIAEKIDRRLTVFAASAAPLGSISAQLKRGGEGSVNFVVIRDGGAREYEIELPGTYLLTTAVAGGIKALEGVTDVRFH; this is encoded by the coding sequence ATGCACGGCCCCGGTTTTATCCATCTCCACGTTCACTCTGCCTATTCCCTGCTTGAGGGTGCGCTGCAGCTTGAGACCATTCTCAAACTCGCGGCCGCCGATGAGCAGCCGGCGCTGGGTATTGCCGATACCGGCAATCTGTTCGGGGCGTTGGAGTTTTCCGAAAAAGCCAGCAAGAAGGGCATTCAGCCGCTGGTCGGGGTTGAACTGGCGATTGATTTTGCGGCCAGCGAAGAGCGCGTCAACGAACGCGGCCACATCGCCTGGAGCGGCAAGTCCAGCGTGGTGCTGCTGGCCCAGAGCGAGGTGGGTTTCGGCAATCTGTCGCGACTGGTTTCGCAGTCCTATATTGAAGGCGACGGGGGCACGGCGCGGGCACAACTGGACTGGCTGTCGCGGGAGCGGCTCGAGGGGCTGATCTGTCTCAGCGGCGGCCCTGAGGGGGCCATCGACATGGCCTTCGCCCAGGGGCAGGATGCCAATGCGATCAAGCGGCTGGACCGTCTGGCGGAGCTGTTTGGCGAGCGCTTCTACATCGAATTGCAGCGCCATGGCCGGGTGCAGGAAGCAGCCGTGGAGCCGCGGCTGGTGGATTACGCCTACCGCAAGGGCATTCCTCTGGTCGCCACTAATGAGCCCTTCTTCAAATCGGCCAAGGAATTTGAGGCGCATGATGCGCTGCTGGCGATAGCCGGCGGCACCGTGCTGGCCCAGACCGAGCGGCGCAAGCTGAACGATCAGTACTATTTCAAGACCCGGGCCGAGATGGAGGCGCTGTTCTCCGATCTGCCCGAGGCGCTGAACTCCACGGTCGAGATCGCCCAGCGCGTGTCCTACCGACCGCAGACCCGCAAGCCCATCCTGCCCAAATTCGCCGCAGCGCCAGATCTGAGCGATGAAGACGCCGTGGCGGCCGAGGCCGACGCGCTGCGCGCCATGGCAGAGGAGGGGCTGCGCAACCGCCTTGAAGCCACAGGTCCGGCACCCGGCAAGACCGAGCAGGAATACTGGGAGCGACTGGAGTTCGAACTCGACATCATCCAGTCGATGAAGTTTCCGGGCTACTTCCTGATCGTGGCCGATTTCATTCGCTGGTCAAAATCGCAGGGCATTCCGGTCGGTCCCGGCCGTGGTTCGGGTGCTGGCTCGCTGGTGGCTTATGCCACCACCATTACCGACCTTGATCCGCTGGCCTACAATCTGCTGTTCGAACGCTTCCTGAACCCAGAACGCGTTTCGATGCCCGACTTTGACATCGATTTCTGTCAGGATCGGCGCGAAGAAGTCATTCGCTACGTGCAGCGCAAATACGGCACCGAACAGGTCAGTCAGATCATCACCTTCGGTACGCTGCAGGCGCGCGCTGTGCTGCGCGACGTCGGGCGCGTGCTGCAAATGCCCTATGGCCAGGTGGACCGCATCTGCAAGATGGTGCCCGCCAATCCGGCCGACCCCTGGTCGATCGAGCGCACCATGACCGAGGTCCCCGAATTCAAGGCGCTGAGCGAAGAAGACGAAACCGTGGCCGATCTGGTGGCCATCGGCAAGAATCTCGAAGGTCTGTTCCGCCACGCCTCGACCCACGCTGCCGGTATCATCATTGGTGACCGGCCGCTGCATGATCTGGCGCCGCTTTATCGCGATCCGCGCTCGGACATGCCGGTGTGCCAGTACAATATGAAGTGGAGCGAGGCCGCCGGCCTGGTCAAGTTCGACTTTCTGGGCCTCAAGACACTGACCACGGTGCAGTACGCGGTCAACATGGTCAATCTGGATGGCGGCAGCTTCCGGATTGAAGATATCCCGATCAACGACAAGCCGACCTACGAGCTGTATGCGCGGGGCGACACGTTTGGCGTGTTCCAGGTTGAGGGCGCTGGCATGCGTCGGGCGCTGCTCGACATGAAGCCCGACCGGTTCGAGGACATCATCGCTATCGTGGCGTTGTATCGTCCCGGTCCAATGGACAATATTCCGCTGTTCTGTGACCGCAAGCATGGTCGCGAGGAGGTGGAATACCCGCATCCAGAGCTGTCCAAGGTGCTCGACGAGACCTATGGCATTATCGTCTATCAGGAACAGGTGATGCAGATTGCGCAGCTGCTCAGCGGTTACTCGCTGGGTGAAGCCGATATGCTGCGCCGCGCCATGGGCAAGAAGATCAAGGCTGAGATGGACGCGCAGCGCGAGCGTTTCCGCGAAGGGGCGATCAAGCACGGTCTCAAGCAGTCGCTCGCCGACACAATTTTTGACCTGCTCGCCAAGTTCGCCAATTACGGCTTCAACAAGAGCCATGCCGCAACCTACGCCCTGGTGAGCTACCAGACCGCCTATCTCAAGGCGCATTATCCGCACGAGTTCCTGGCAGCGTCGATGACGCTGGATATGGGCAATACCGATAAGCTGGCCGAGTTCCGCAGCGAAGCCAAGCGCAACAAGATCGAACTCGTACCGCCCTGCGTGAACCGCTCACAGGTGGTGTTCTCGGTCAAGGACAAGGCCATTCTTTATGGCCTGTGCGCGGTCAAGGGCGTCGGTCGCCAGGTGGCCGAGCACATCATCGAGGTGCGTGGTGATACCCCGTTCAAGGACCTGGGTGACTTTGCTCGCCGGGTTGATCCGCGCGTGCTGTCCAAGCGGACACTGGAAACGCTGGCGAACGCCGGTGCGTTTGATGATATCGTGCCGCGGCGCGAAGTGGCCTTTGCGGCCATCGAAACCGTGATGGGCATGGCCCACACGCTGACCGCGGAGCGCAATGAAGGTCAGTGGAACATGTTCGACGCTGGCGAGCCTGAAACGCTGCGCCTGCCCGAAGGGGTGCCGAACTGGTCCACAACCGAACGTGCCGACCGTGAGCTTTCGGCCTTTGGCTTCCATCTGTCGGCCCACCCGCTCGATGCCTATTCCGACATGTTCGACAAGCTGCGGGTGCAGCGTTGGGGTGATTTTGAACGGGCCGTCAAGGATGGCGCCTCGGCGGGACGTCTGGCCGGGACCATTAGCGGTCGGCAGGATCGCCGGACCCGCAAGGGAACGCCGATGATGATCCTGACGCTGTCCGATCAGTCGGGCAGCTATGAAGTGATCGCGTTTTCCGAGCAGATTACCCAGTTCGGTGCCATTCTGCAGCCGGGCAAATCCGTGATCCTGCAGGTTGGCGCGGATGAGCGCGCTGAGGGCGTGAGCCTGCGGCTGCTGTCGGCCGAGCCCATTGATGGCATTGCCGAAAAGATCGACCGGCGCCTGACCGTGTTTGCTGCCAGTGCTGCGCCCCTGGGATCTATCAGTGCCCAGCTCAAGCGGGGCGGGGAGGGATCTGTCAATTTCGTGGTGATCCGCGATGGTGGTGCCCGTGAGTACGAGATCGAACTGCCCGGCACCTACCTGCTGACAACGGCCGTCGCCGGGGGGATCAAGGCGCTTGAAGGCGTGACGGATGTCCGCTTCCACTGA
- the rpsB gene encoding 30S ribosomal protein S2, translating to MALPDFSMRQLLEAGVHFGHQKHRWNPKMERYIFGVRNDIHILDLSQTVPALSRALQLISDTVADGGRVLFVGTKRQAAPLVADAAKQSAQYFVNSRWLGGTLTNWQTISNSIARLRTLEAMSEDELALRTKKERLMMSREQERLERDLGGIKDMGNLPSLLFVIDTNKEANAIKEARRLGIPVVAIVDTNCDPDTVDYPIPGNDDASRALELYVSLVAKAAIDGIARSSSDFGADLGAVEQAPAEELPVEAAPAVEAAAEAPAAAEPAAK from the coding sequence ATGGCACTGCCCGATTTCTCTATGCGTCAATTGCTTGAAGCTGGCGTCCACTTTGGTCACCAGAAGCACCGCTGGAACCCCAAGATGGAACGCTACATCTTTGGCGTTCGCAACGACATTCACATTCTCGATCTGAGTCAGACCGTGCCGGCTCTGAGCCGCGCCCTGCAGCTGATCAGCGACACTGTTGCTGACGGTGGCCGCGTGCTGTTCGTTGGTACCAAGCGTCAGGCTGCTCCGCTGGTAGCTGATGCTGCCAAGCAGTCGGCTCAGTACTTCGTGAACTCCCGCTGGCTCGGCGGCACGCTGACCAACTGGCAGACCATCTCGAACTCGATCGCCCGCCTGCGTACCCTGGAAGCCATGAGCGAAGACGAACTCGCTCTGCGCACCAAGAAGGAACGCCTGATGATGAGCCGCGAGCAGGAACGCCTTGAGCGTGACCTGGGCGGCATCAAGGACATGGGCAACCTGCCATCGCTGCTGTTCGTGATCGACACGAACAAGGAAGCCAATGCGATCAAGGAAGCTCGTCGTCTGGGTATCCCAGTTGTGGCTATCGTTGATACAAATTGCGATCCCGACACTGTCGATTATCCGATCCCGGGCAATGACGATGCGTCGCGCGCACTTGAACTCTACGTGTCGCTCGTCGCCAAGGCTGCCATTGACGGCATCGCCCGTTCGTCGTCCGACTTCGGCGCCGATCTGGGTGCTGTTGAGCAGGCTCCTGCAGAAGAACTGCCAGTTGAAGCAGCGCCTGCTGTTGAAGCTGCCGCAGAAGCACCTGCTGCCGCTGAACCAGCCGCCAAGTAA
- the tsf gene encoding translation elongation factor Ts, whose amino-acid sequence MDITAGMVKQLRDATDVGMMDCKKALVENNGDMEAAIDWLRTRGLSKAAKKADRIAAEGLVGIAADGKKAAVVEVNSETDFVARNEQFQTIVDNIAKLALDADGDAAKLGEMPFPGAGHSVSAELNEAIAKIGENMNLRRTEVVSVTDGVVESYVHNAVKAGLGKIGILVALESTGDKAALATLGKQLAMHIAATNPLSIDPEDLDQDVVARERSIILEQVKESGKPADIAEKMVDGRMRKYFEEVTLLAQTFVIDGETKVRDAIKNAEKDVGAPIKLTKFVRYALGEGIEKAESDFAAEVAATAGVKK is encoded by the coding sequence ATGGATATCACTGCAGGAATGGTCAAGCAGCTTCGCGACGCGACTGACGTCGGGATGATGGACTGCAAGAAGGCCCTGGTCGAAAACAATGGCGACATGGAAGCAGCAATCGACTGGTTGCGCACCCGTGGCTTGTCCAAGGCTGCCAAAAAGGCTGATCGTATTGCCGCCGAAGGCCTGGTCGGCATTGCCGCCGATGGCAAGAAGGCTGCCGTTGTCGAAGTGAACTCGGAAACTGACTTTGTTGCGCGCAACGAGCAGTTCCAGACCATCGTCGACAATATTGCCAAGCTGGCGCTCGACGCTGACGGCGACGCTGCCAAGCTCGGCGAAATGCCGTTCCCAGGCGCCGGTCATTCGGTTTCTGCCGAGTTGAACGAAGCCATCGCCAAGATTGGCGAGAACATGAACCTGCGTCGCACTGAGGTTGTCTCGGTCACTGATGGCGTGGTGGAAAGCTATGTCCACAATGCCGTCAAGGCAGGCCTGGGCAAGATCGGCATTCTGGTTGCACTGGAATCGACCGGCGACAAGGCTGCGCTGGCCACTCTGGGCAAGCAGCTGGCAATGCACATTGCAGCCACCAACCCGCTTTCGATCGATCCCGAAGACCTCGACCAGGACGTTGTGGCGCGCGAGCGCAGCATCATTCTCGAGCAGGTCAAGGAATCGGGCAAGCCCGCTGATATCGCCGAAAAGATGGTCGATGGCCGTATGCGCAAGTACTTCGAAGAAGTCACGCTGCTGGCACAGACCTTCGTGATCGATGGCGAGACCAAGGTCCGCGATGCGATCAAGAATGCCGAGAAGGATGTTGGCGCCCCGATCAAGCTGACCAAGTTCGTGCGCTATGCGCTGGGCGAGGGCATTGAGAAGGCCGAGAGTGACTTCGCTGCTGAAGTGGCTGCCACTGCCGGCGTGAAGAAGTAA